A portion of the Stella humosa genome contains these proteins:
- a CDS encoding cobalamin-independent methionine synthase II family protein — protein sequence MAILTTTIGSYPKPDYVRIPNWFEVRRRLAPGQWNPTQAYEQVLADQDAEHAERLDRGTREVVAEQADAGIDIPTDGEVRREHYIYHQCRRFPGFDFARLTSKAMRGGSWLAAVPTVTGPVTAGTPGMPADWRIAQSATDRPVKMTLPGPLTIIDSTADAHYHDDRRLAADLADALNHEIRALAEAGCRWIQVDEPVFARQLDRALDFGVEMLDRCFHGVPAATRRAVHICCGYPAALDLEDFPKADRRTYFDLADALEETAIDAVSIEDAHRRNDLSLIERFRSKTLILGVVEIARTRVETVDEIRARIADVLEHIEPARLIAAPDCGLIMLDRATAVAKLRNLSAAARSFG from the coding sequence ATGGCCATCCTCACGACCACCATCGGCTCCTATCCCAAGCCGGACTATGTGCGCATCCCCAACTGGTTCGAGGTGCGCCGCCGCCTGGCACCCGGCCAGTGGAACCCGACCCAGGCCTATGAGCAGGTCCTGGCCGACCAGGATGCCGAGCATGCCGAGCGGCTCGATCGCGGCACCCGCGAAGTGGTGGCCGAGCAGGCCGATGCCGGCATCGACATCCCGACCGACGGCGAGGTGCGGCGCGAGCACTACATCTATCACCAGTGCCGGCGCTTCCCGGGGTTCGACTTCGCCCGGCTCACCTCCAAGGCGATGCGCGGCGGCAGTTGGCTGGCGGCCGTGCCGACCGTGACCGGCCCCGTCACCGCCGGCACGCCCGGCATGCCCGCCGACTGGCGCATCGCCCAGTCGGCGACCGACCGGCCGGTCAAGATGACCCTGCCCGGCCCGCTGACCATCATCGATTCGACCGCCGATGCCCACTACCACGACGACCGGCGGCTGGCCGCCGACCTGGCGGACGCCCTCAATCACGAGATCCGCGCCCTCGCCGAGGCCGGCTGCCGCTGGATCCAGGTGGACGAGCCGGTCTTCGCCCGCCAGCTCGACCGCGCGCTCGATTTCGGCGTCGAGATGCTGGACCGCTGCTTTCACGGCGTGCCGGCTGCGACGCGGCGCGCAGTGCATATCTGCTGCGGCTACCCGGCCGCACTCGACCTGGAAGACTTCCCCAAGGCCGACCGCCGCACCTATTTCGACCTGGCGGACGCCCTGGAAGAAACGGCGATCGACGCCGTGTCGATCGAAGACGCCCATCGCCGCAACGACCTGTCGCTGATCGAGCGCTTCCGCTCCAAGACCCTGATCCTGGGCGTCGTCGAGATCGCCCGCACCCGGGTCGAGACGGTGGACGAAATCCGCGCCCGCATCGCCGACGTGCTGGAGCATATCGAGCCTGCGCGCCTGATCGCGGCACCCGATTGCGGGCTGATCATGCTCGACCGGGCGACCGCGGTGGCCAAGCTGCGCAACCTGTCGGCGGCCGCCCGCAGTTTCGGCTGA
- a CDS encoding DeoR/GlpR family DNA-binding transcription regulator, which translates to MDAEATAAAASPRQAQIVEMVGTRGFIPIDELARHFRVTAQTIRSDVNRLCRDGVLRRYHGGVGPVSTQENATFAKRRVQRHAEKVRIAALLAEHVPDHASLFLHYGTTMQAVAAALAKHRGLLVVTNNIGAVATLRPAEGMKILLVGGQVSPDEQCTQGQEATSFIDRFTADFGLISCGSVGPDGTLYEFGFEAAETARAITANARQVYLAIDAQKFDRKGLVKVGHISGISALFTDRPPPPAIAAILRDRGIPVHIAPGR; encoded by the coding sequence ATGGATGCAGAGGCGACAGCGGCGGCGGCGAGCCCGCGGCAGGCGCAGATCGTGGAGATGGTCGGCACCCGCGGGTTCATCCCGATCGACGAGCTGGCGCGGCATTTCCGGGTGACGGCGCAGACCATCCGCAGCGACGTCAACCGCCTGTGCCGGGACGGCGTGCTGCGCCGCTATCACGGCGGCGTCGGCCCGGTCTCGACCCAGGAGAACGCGACGTTTGCCAAGCGTCGGGTGCAGCGCCACGCCGAGAAGGTGCGGATCGCGGCACTGCTGGCCGAGCACGTCCCCGACCACGCCTCGCTCTTCCTGCATTACGGCACCACCATGCAGGCGGTGGCAGCGGCACTGGCCAAGCATCGCGGCCTGCTGGTCGTCACCAACAACATCGGCGCGGTCGCCACGCTGCGGCCGGCAGAGGGGATGAAGATATTGCTGGTCGGCGGCCAGGTCAGCCCCGACGAGCAATGCACCCAGGGGCAGGAGGCGACCTCCTTCATCGACCGCTTCACGGCCGATTTCGGCCTGATCAGTTGTGGCTCGGTCGGGCCCGACGGCACCCTCTATGAATTCGGCTTCGAGGCGGCCGAGACCGCGCGCGCCATCACCGCCAACGCCCGCCAAGTCTACCTGGCGATCGACGCCCAGAAGTTCGACCGCAAGGGGCTGGTGAAGGTCGGCCACATCTCGGGCATCTCGGCGCTCTTCACCGACCGGCCGCCGCCGCCGGCGATCGCGGCCATCCTGCGCGATCGCGGCATCCCGGTGCATATCGCCCCGGGGCGGTAG